ggggtgatcagggagtctatatggggtgatcacccccctgtcattgatcacccccctgtaaggctccattcagacgtccgtatgtgttttgctgatccgatccgtggatccgtaaaacacatacggacatctgaatggagccttacaggggggtgatcaatgacaggggggtgatcagggagtctatatggggtgatcaggggttaataaggggttaataagtgacagggggggtgtagtgtagtgtagtgtggtgcttggtgctacttattactgagctgcctgtgtcctctggtggtcgatccaagcaaaagggaccaccagaggaccaggtagcaggtatattagacgctgttatcaaaacagcgtctaatatacctgttaggggttaaaaaaatcgcatctacagcctgccagcgaacgatcgccgctggtaggctgcagatccactcgcttaccttcagttcctgtgaacgcgcgcgcctgtgtgcgcgcgttcacaggaagtctcgcgagatgacgcgtatatgcgtctaggaggaatgaatcgaccgccgccaggacacatccctgcgttaggcggtcggtaagcggttaaatattaaaactgacacaaaaattttatattttgtgaCGATCTTTTGATATATAACGTATAGGTTCGAATAAAGGGGCAACTATAGTGACGTTTTCCGTTAGcgacattttactttttttttttttttttacatttgtattttatattactggtattttcttttttttacttatatttcaatttatttttggaacataatatgtcccccaatagGTCATTAAtttaaaagacctctggaggacactgatttttttttttttactttcacccagttacaggggaaaacagccccctgtgggggcttaacacacaggcagagctgatcagggtctccttagaACCTGCAGCTCTTCTCCTACCCTGAGACACCCGGCTGTCACGTGACCTGCGGGACCAGTAGAAGAAGTTGCTCGGCCgcttcctgctctccctccctgcgCTACTGCAACAATCTCCTCCCGTCACCGGTGAAGGCAAGAGCGGTAATAAActgctcctgtcttctcctcaggatCCCTACTGTGTCTACCAGCCGGGACCCGACCTtctcctgctagattgcaggagctttaatcccagcgctgggattgaagctctgcctgaccgTTTATATACGTGCTGTCTGCACAGGGTATGTGCAGACAGGACATATATAGTCAGTGGGCAGTTAGGAAGGGGTTAacatagcgatttgtgacaagTTAATTCCTAACGAATTAATgaatttcttgtcaaacttcgGCGAAGCTGGCAAAtccaatttttctaaaatttgacTAATGATACCCTAAGGGAATTGCTAATTGAGCAATTTCTAAAGCTATTCCTTACAGATTCCATATATAGGAGCTTTTACCTAGGTTTGCTTATTATATCCACGTGTACTAACGCCAGCCTGTGGTCATGGTGCTTTTAATGATAGGCATGCAGAAATCGATAAATCAATGATAGACGGAAAGAGGAAGTCGCTCTGCCCTTCTATCAGCAGTACCAGGGTAACGTCTGATCTCCAACAACACAGAcgaacaacaaaaaaaatcttccTATGACCTTAGTTCTCCTTTATGACTTCCAATATCCTGGTTCCCACAGCAGGGGCCCCTAACTGACAGTATGGCCGTCCACCGTCTGACAGCTATTGCCTGGTAACACTAAGCAAACATTCCTTCTGTGATCACTGTGTGGATAATGCTGCCAATATGGCCTCATTAACCATGCGTGCAACATAGAGGAAGCTACAATTGTAATATTGTAGAGCTCATGCATctggcaaacagcgggtccgccatATACGGGCACCGTCCGCGTGCACACCGTTTCAGGgaggcagacccattcacttgaatgggtctgcaatccgaaggtgcttccatgcctccgcaccgccaaaaaatagaacatgttctattttttttgtggtgcggatggatcacagacccattcaagttgaatgggtctgcagcaGTCGCACAGATGGTGCTCGTGCATTGAGACCGCAATGCAAGGAACatcagtgtgcatgagcccttacccaaTAGCTGTCCGCCGACAGCTATCACTCCCAACTCCCCCACATACATGCATGCTCTGCCGAGTGTGTATATGTTTTCAATACGGAGGGAAGAGAAAGCTGCTGCGAGACATCTCTGGGGGCATGTTCTCTCTTGGAAGAAAAAAAGGATCGGGTGCCTGATCCTTCTCTTTTCTGACACATTAGATTTGTGGCTGGTTCCGCAGACAATAATCAAATGTGTATGGGGCCTAAAGCCTCAtgaacacggaccgtgtgataccggcctggatttcttctgagtgcaggagcgcacgacgtcattggttgctatgacgccgtgcgcttcctgcttccGCCGCAGTACAGttctacactggtatagatcataccagtgtattactgtactgcagcggcagcaggaagcgcacggcgtcatagcaaccaatgacgtcgtgcgctcctgcactcagaagaaatccaggccggtatcacacggtccgtgttccacagaCGTGTGCATAAAGCTTAAAGGCTAAATTACATACAGCGATGTAGCAGGCAATGGTCAGAAGAGAAGCATTTCTTCactgcaatcgcctgctcgttagtggaggagaccacacttacatgcagtgatctcctccacagtatggggaggaacgatcgctaatgccatccctCGTCCTCAAACTGTCtagttgtttgctggcagcagatcgtgtttacacagcatgatctgctgctggcaaatgatttttaaagggaacctatcacctggattttgtgtatagagctgaggacatgggttggtagatggccgctagcccatccgcaatacccagtccccatagctctgtgtgcttttattgtgtataaaaaccgatttgatacatatgcaaattaacctgagaggagtccggtccctgactcacctcacatacaggactcatctcaggttaatttgcatatgtatcaaatctgtttttatacacaataaaagcacacagagctatggggactgggtattgctgatgtgctagcggccatctagcaacccatgttctcagctctatacacaaaatcctggtgacaggttccctttaagcaagttTAAAAATCTgtattgcccgatgaacgagcaatccAGCGgtggccagatcatcgctaatgccggatccagcggttctcgcagctcaccaagcacagcgagtaccatacattatatagcggctgtgcttggtatcactctcagccccattaaagtgaatgtcttctaaaacagctgattggcaggggtcacgggtgtctgaccccccgccgatcagatactaatgacctatcctgaagataggtcatcactgtcaaaatcttggaaaatccctttaactcagaatccatgatagccacacacattgaatggggctgagccatGGTCAGATTTGTTCTGAAACTGTCTAAAAGCAAAATTCACTgttgccgatagcaaccaatcacagcatagCTTTCATTTCATATTCTACTGTTCAGacatgaaagctgcgctgtgattggttgccatggctaGTGAGAACAGTTTTGCTTTCAGACAGTTTCCATAAAGCGCTATATAAATCCAAGGGTCAGCCTCCATTTTCTGCAGATTCCACAGCAAATACACTTAAAATTTTTTGCTGTCTGAATATATCTGAAAGGGTCTTTACACGCATGAATTTGcctctattttctttttttaccagaaagaaaaaaaaaaaaaaaaaggaataagcgcTTGTGTTTTTGTTTTACGCACCTGCAttattttatgcagtttttgtgtAGTTTGTTTCTAGCGTATCTTCTCAGAGTAGTGTTTTCTTCACTGCGTTTTCTCCCCCATAGAGAAGATGATGTGAAAACGCCTGAAAAATCACCAGCAGCTCCAGCATGCTATATTTTTGTAAAGAAGCCAGGAAATAACACCACCTAATGAACAATAACGCAACTTGCAAAAAATGCTTGTGTTTCCTGCATTTCATATTCCCGACCCCAAAGACCTTCAGCTTCAGGGGTTTTTACTTCAAGAAGATgatgctacaaaaaaaaaaaaaaaaaaaatcttaaaagtgCAGAAAAAGTTCAATATAAAATCTATTAGGGAGTGTTCTGAAACTGTCTAAAAGCAAAATTCactgttgcctatagcaaccaatcacagcatagCTTTCATTTCATATTCTGCTGTTCAGacatgaaagctgcgctgtgattggttgccatggctaGTGAGAACAGTTTTGCTTTCAGACCGTTTCCATAAAGCGCCCTAATAGTgaaactgtctttgttgcccatggcGACCAATCAGAGATCAGCTTACATCTTTCCAGAGCAGTTTTAAGAAATAAAAGCTGAGCTCTAATTGGTCGCTAAGAAAACAAAGCCTGACGGACAGTCTGTACAATGTATGGACGCTATATTAATTCAGTTCTCTGCAGCGGACAGGACCTAAAGTGCTTCGTCTCTGTATTTGCAGTGCAGACTTATTAATCCGTTATCTGTCATGTCAGCTGTAATTACCGAAAAgccgtcccaaaaaaaaaatgtctgcccCCACCATGACCACTGCTTTATCTCCAGCAACGCTGACCTATATATGTGTGAATGAGATTAGCAGATGTTCGGATTTAGCGCTCTTGTGCATGAAAAGCCTACACAAGTGAGGAGTAGTATTACATATGGACGGTGGTTGGTCCTATACGTTATTTCGGTACTATATTGTGAGAACTAAGTGCAGCAATACTAAGACAGGGCAGACCTGGGGGGGTTCCTGGTGCCTGCCTAATGTATACTATCTGGGTAGGCGGCGAGAGGCAGGGAGACGGATTCTGGTGGAAGAGGCAGGGCCAGGACAATGACAGCTGTTTTGTGGACGGGTAgtgctgggaggagagaggatcaGTCAGTGCAGCTTCTGCCAGGAGACAGAACAAAAGCCTTCTCATCCCAGACAGCATGGAGCAAGCCGGGGACTTCTCAATGACAATCCCCCTGATATTCACAGCCCTGGCAGTCATCCTCGCCACCCTTATAGTCAAACTCCGCGCTTCCAGGGAGAAGGAGCCAGCCGAGGCTGCTGCCCGAGAAGAGAAGACGGAGACGGCGGCAGAAGAACCCTGCGAGATTGGAGAGAAAGAGGATCCTGTAGCTGAGGACGAAGCGGGGGAAAGAACGGAGAGCGACGGGACAATCCCAGTGGAAGAGGTTGGCGCAGTTGAGGAGTCGCCACAAGCCAAGGAAAATGAGACGGAGGTGGAAGAGTGCGCTGCCAAAGAGACTACCCCATCCAGTCACTctagtcaggaggaggaggaggaggaggacagtaaGGTAAGACTGGGGGAAAATATTCTCCCCAAAAAGTAGTCTTCTAAATAGAAGCCGTGAAACTTCACGTTGTCTGGCGTCGCTTTTTCCACTACAGCGCCTGTCCAAGAAGTTTGCATTAAGAGGCGGCACCGTTCACATCGTGGCATCCTCCAGTTTGGATTTTCTTCTCTAAGCCCCACAGTGCGGTATAAACACGACCGGGCGCCTTTTATCAGAATTGGGCAAGTTCGCCTAAAATGGCTGCAGACGAACTTTCCGTGCCAGCGTGTAACTGGCATCCAGACGATGAACAGCTGTCTGTACCCGCCCCTGGCTGGCAGGCTGCACGTGCATATTCATTTCCAGTGTGTATTGTTAATGGACAGGGGGGATGGGGGTCACCATGTCCTCACTTTGTGTCCACTTGACTGGTTATGCCCCCCCACCCAGGTAGGTAGGTaggagatgatgggagtagtcaTGTGAAGATACACATAAGTGCAGCAGGTGACTTCACCTTTGCAAATCGTaaaatattcacttttttttaaattgcatacATGTGCCTgtgtgcagatgtagcagagctgactttGTAACTCACAGTGATAACTTTCAGTAGATTTAGGCTACCTGCGCACGTTGTGTATTACGCACGGATTTTCATGTGGGAAAACCGCAGCGTATCTCATCTCATGTACACATGGGCTTTTAAATTCTGTGtgggaaattgacctgccgttcGACGCGTgggaaatccgcagcatgtctatTGTctcagcgattttttttttttttttttgtgcaatgcAAGAGTGAGATCTGCGTCAAATCCGCACCTAAAACCACCACGCGGTTTTTGGTAAGGATTTTGTGTGGAAACGTGCAGAAATCTGTGCGCATTTTCTGTTTAGAAACCTGCAACGAGTTGCGCCAGATCTGCTGTGTGTATACTGTACTGAGTGTGCTTCTGGTTGTATCTGTGCTGTTGTGTATTGCTATCCGGGGCCCCTGGAATGTGGCATGACCGTTACAAAGTAACTTGCTCCTAGCAGGGTCTGTCCGGCCTTGCGTATGTTAAATTCTGCCTTCCAGGTTGGAATCTCGGTCTCATAGCCAGGAGCAGGCTCATTTCCTGTCCACATTCCTACCCTGTAACCCATTGCAGTCAGAGGGCTCAGCAATGCAATGCCGGCTGCCCAGGCCTCCACATTATACCCGCCTATACCTTCTTACCTTTTATGTAATAATCTACTTATAGCAATATATTATTTTGGATGTTTGCAGCCAACTGTCATCTTAAAACCAAGTGTTGTCCTCCTATGTAAAGTTTTTTATGTCGTTTTTGCTgtttcctctttaaagggaacttcTCACAGTGATAgggcagtgtaatctgcaggcagcatgttgtagCACAgacggagctgagcagattgatatatagtcttatgggaaaagattcactaTAACTTTTTataagcagcatgttatagagcaggaggagctgagcagactgatatatagttttatgggaaaagattcagtataactttttataagcagcatgttatagagcaggaggagctgagcagactgatatatacttgtatgggaaaagattcagtataactgatAAGCAGCATGTTAGAGCGgagaagaagctgagcagattaatatatagttgtatgggaaaagattcagtataactgatAAGCAGCATGTTAGAGCGGAGaaaaagctgagcagattgttatatagttgtatgggaaaagattcagtataatatataagcatgttatagagcaggaggatctgagcagattgatatatagttttatggggaacagATTCAGTATAACATATAagaagcatgttatagagcaggaggagctgagcagactgatatatacttgtatgggaaaagattcagtataactgatAAGCAGCATGTTAGAGCGgagaagaagctgagcagattaatatatagttgtatgggaaaagattcagtataactgatAAGCAGCATGTTAGAGCGgagaagaagctgagcagattgttatatagttgtatgggaaaagattcagtataatatataagcatgttatagagcaggaggatctgagcagattgatatatagttttatggggaacagATTCAGTATAACATATAagaagcatgttatagagcaggaggagctgagcagactgatatatacttgtatgggaaaatattcagtataactgATAaagcagcatattatagagcaggaggagctgagcagattgatatatagttgtatgggaaaagattcagtataacatataagcatgttatagagcaggaggaactgagcagatacATATATCGTTTTATGGGGAAGGATTCAGTATGACTGATAAGCAGCAAGTTCCAGAACAGGAGGCGCTAAgccgattgatatatagttttatcagAATAGAttgagtataacttgtattttattcatttaaaccgTTGCTCTTTTTaagcttaggagtcatgtgggcggtccttCTTACTGACTGACAGCTAGCCCTTTATGCTTACTCATGcagaggtagctgtcagtcattaataagaccacccactggactcctaagcacagATAGagcagagttagggctcatgcacaggaacgtattttctttccaattccgatccgttttttttttttgcggaccgtatgcggaaccattcacttcaatggatccgcaaaaacaacggaaggtactccgtgtgcattccgtt
This window of the Bufo bufo chromosome 6, aBufBuf1.1, whole genome shotgun sequence genome carries:
- the MXRA7 gene encoding matrix-remodeling-associated protein 7 isoform X2, which codes for MEQAGDFSMTIPLIFTALAVILATLIVKLRASREKEPAEAAAREEKTETAAEEPCEIGEKEDPVAEDEAGERTESDGTIPVEEVGAVEESPQAKENETEVEECAAKETTPSSHSSQEEEEEEDSKEEDFETESDKVLKISEADDADDETFAFKYFPGKLRGSDYEKMLTQEELEEEQRVEDDKKFSLQSS
- the MXRA7 gene encoding matrix-remodeling-associated protein 7 isoform X1, encoding MEQAGDFSMTIPLIFTALAVILATLIVKLRASREKEPAEAAAREEKTETAAEEPCEIGEKEDPVAEDEAGERTESDGTIPVEEVGAVEESPQAKENETEVEECAAKETTPSSHSSQEEEEEEDSKEEDFETESDKVLKISEADDADDETFAFKYFPGKLRGSDYEKMLTQEELEEEQRVQREQLGAIFKMMESNQETFGMMSDGDLKEQLKLYNM
- the MXRA7 gene encoding matrix-remodeling-associated protein 7 isoform X3 yields the protein MEQAGDFSMTIPLIFTALAVILATLIVKLRASREKEPAEAAAREEKTETAAEEPCEIGEKEDPVAEDEAGERTESDGTIPVEEVGAVEESPQAKENETEVEECAAKETTPSSHSSQEEEEEEDSKEEDFETESDKVLKISEADDADDETFAFKYFPGKLRGSDYEKMLTQEELEEEQRIELTSDLTSL